The Lactuca sativa cultivar Salinas chromosome 2, Lsat_Salinas_v11, whole genome shotgun sequence genome includes a window with the following:
- the LOC128132141 gene encoding uncharacterized protein LOC128132141, which yields MQCSQVGVASWFLCQYSKMIYIIECPALSRVFPSNVVGQLNKLEELIIEECKSMVEIFESKEINKDGVDSTTNVGDGSDDTCTAITLPRSTNMTLLQLPNLTILYIYKCEVLEYIFTSSTLESLKQLKELTVKQCKAMKVIVKEDGDLPELKGFFPRLMSLLLADLPDLKGFFLGGFRSVHI from the exons ATGCAG TGTTCTCAAGTAGGCGTTGCTTCTTGGTTCTTATGCCAATACTCCAAAATGATTTATATAATTGAGTGTCCTGCCCTATCAAGAGTGTTTCCATCCAATGTAGTGGGACAACTGAATAAGCTTGAAGAGTTGATAATAGAAGAATGTAAGTCAATGGTGGAGATATTTGAAAGTAAAGAAATAAACAAAGATGGTGTTGATAGTACTACGAATGTTGGTGATGGAAGTGATGATACTTGTACTGCAATCACCCTCCCAAGGTCGACCAATATGACTCTGCTTCAATTGCCCAACCTAACAATattgtatatatataaatgtgAAGTATTGGAATATATATTCACAAGTTCCACACTTGAAAGCCTCAAGCAACTCAAAGAACTGACTGTAAAACAATGCAAGGCAATGAAAGTGATTGTGAAGGAAGACGGAGATTTACCAGAACTCAAGGGTTTCTTCCCTCGTCTCATGTCCCTTTTGCTGGCTGATTTACCAGATCTCAAGGGTTTCTTCTTGGGGGGTTTCAGGTCGGTTCATATATAA